TCGAGTTTGGCACatctttaatctatttcaagccatggaaggctttttgaacgGGCAGAATTGCAGCCTCTTCAGTCTGAagggggcagaagtggctggacttCGAGGATTACTGAGCTGGAACTGAACTGTGGTATCTGTTCTACTTGATcagggctctccataaatttgttgaggttttcatatttatgaAACCCAAACTCTGCTTGGTTTGGCTTTTGCTAAActaaatttgtaacgagagaaatcatgttttgaatgacttatttctctaagtctgaaacttggaaatttggatttgtagctggcttctttcttgtggctcaatgagtttttggttgtttCAATTTGTCTGAAGGTtctttgagatcaagtgatcattttgaatttttgtctttgattgatttttttggttgtctgATTATATGTCCTTTGCTCTGTTCACCCTTTcctatatttataagaaatgtttTGGAGTGGGGTTTCtaattcttttaataatgggcggcaaaaaattctcaaaagatcttttatttttaaatgcaaaggAAAATGGGGTTTTATCAATTCTGGCAGATAAGCTCTCAATAGTCAGTTCCTAAGACAATCACTtccctatttttttttgaaagaaaattccaACTACTTTTGTAAGTTTGATTTTCCAgttgaacaactccctgcttcctacttatctcttttttagaaaacatAGTCTGCGTATCCTTTGAAAATGGTGCCTTCTTTGGAGCAGAAAATATCTCTGAATATATAAAAGGGATTTGATCTTCTGGTGGCGGAGTTTTCAGAGATGTCCTTCTTTTATACCTGCCCTTATTAACTCTTTATCAATCCAGTTGAAATTGCTGACTTTTCCAAGTTAGGAGGTCACGTGGGTCTGTTTCTTTTTCGGGCTCATCTTTCTTCACTTTGAACATGCCAAGCCCAATTTGGGTTTCTTTCGAAGCCCAAGTCATCCTAGTGGTTTGATAGGTTATGGGCTGGGCTTTCTTTGGATTTGGGCTCTTGATCCCTGTTTAATCGCAAGGTCCAAAACTGCTTGGGTCCTTGTGGTTTGTTTTGCTATTCTAGGCCTCCAATGTTGGGCTGAGTGTGTAATCTTGGCCCATTTATTTAGGGTATTGGTGGCTGTCCAAAATTGATATGGGCTTTTGATTTTTCGGACTGGGTGTCTcaaattaggcccaaacaattgTTGACCctagtttcaaacccccgTCGCcgctatgggggttgatgattttttcaaccctaatggaggtagcaccactGACTCCTTCTCTCCTTCTCAACCAACCATGCCGAGTTGAGTGCCCAAATGGCTTAGCTCCTACATATGCAAACTTTAACCCCAAACCCGATCCTGAATCAGGATCATATTTTGATGACCCCGAACCTGATCCTGAATCAAGATCCAATTTTGATAAACCCGATCTTGACCTTGACTATGACGATGatgaccccgaccccgaccccgactccaatgatgaccccaacctcgaatttgtctctgattcagacccAGATCCCTACTTCGACTCCAACTCTTGCCCCGACTCAAGCTCAGATCCCGATCCGAATTCCTACTAaacctgtatcctatgcatcttctgTTGCACAGATTGTGACTTCCCGACTATCCACCTCGACACATGGACGAGAttgcgcatattgtggtgatccgagacacactcgtgagacttgttttaaattgcaTGGCTACCCTGACTAGTGGACTACTCTTAAAGACCGAACACCACGCGATACGaccagtaatggtactggttatggattccatgCTTCtgataagattgattccaggagctggataattgattccggtgcaactgatcatatgacgtttgatcctgatgattttctgaatactacacaacctcgacgaacttgtattgcaaatgccaatggagttacttatcctgtgacaggggctggcactgttgcaatcactgtctaatactttacttgttccatctttatccaataaattattgtcagttagtcagcttactaaacaattgaattgttgtgtactcatttacccagtttttgtttgcttcaggatattcacactaaggagattcttggtcgtggtactaagagagggggctatattatgtagatgacttcagtcccgCCATGGCTAACAGTgtgacacatccctttgatagcaaacaaaagcaaatctggttgtggcaccgtcgattgggacatccgtcttttagttatatgaagcatcttatacctgatttattctcaggtttcaaggactccaACTTCACAtatgatacttgtattttggccaagagtcattGTGTGCCCTATccgttgagtacgaacaagtgtactattatgtttatgttaattcactctgatgtctggggaccttcacctatcactgctccttctggtgtttggtggtttgtcacattcatagATGATTGTACACAGATGACATGTCTTTATttttgctgaagaataaaaacgaagtgttttccCGTTTTCAatccttccacaaacagatgaaaactcagtttaatgttcaaatccagattcttcacgtagacaatggtggagaatttgtcaatcatgactttcagacttacttccaacaacatggaattgtccatgagacgacttgtcctTAGACACCGCAACAAAATGATGttgctgaacgaaagaatcgacatcttcttgaaaccgctcGAGAACTTCTAATTAGCcctcatgttcctcgccatcactaggatgatgctattgtcaccgcagttcacctgatcaaccgcatgccttATGGTGTATTGACttttaaaactcccttactAATGCTTGCGCAACATAGACCTCTGCCctctgttttggtactcacaccTCAAATCTTTGCATGCgtggctttcgttcatctccacaaaaatcaacgtagcaaacttgGTCCTtgtgcgcttcgttgtgtttttgtgggttatgccactcattaAAAAGGCTACCACTGTTACCACTCTCCTACTCGACgtacctatgtcactttggatgtaACCTTTAtggaatctgagctgttctttcgtgacccatcatccaattctacgcttcagggggagatacaaagtgaagagcagaattagagcaacttggaaaacgAAGAAATTCTCCTATGTACAGGAATGATTGATCGTCCCGATtctggagcacgagattacACTCTGCCGAAAAGCGATCAATCGCCTAACCCACCTGATCCCTGCGAAGATATTTTCGATTCGAGTCCcacacctacagacaatatagaacaacaagatgaagaccctcCCTCTAACTCAATagtaccaacagaccaatctcctaagaatatccttgaggtaactactcctactacACTTGTGAATTTAGAGGATAACTCTATTGGATaccaattacctttcaggcagAATCGTGGAAAGCCACCAAAtcgttattcacctgatattggcaagacttCAAAATATCCAATTGcgaatcatgtatccactgagaagctgtctgaaccacttAAAGcctttgtgcatcagttgtctgctattCATATCCCAACCAAGGTTGCTGAAGCGTTTAAAGATCCTAAATGGGTTTAAGCTATAAAGGAAGAGATGAAATATCTTGAGAagaatcagacttggacactGAAAACTTTaccacaaggaaaaaagactgtcggatgtagatgggtgtttaccaTAAAACGCAACActgatggatctatcgagcgatacaaggcaaaACTTGTGGCgaaagggtacacacagactTATGGAGTAgattatgaagaaacctttgcccCAGTTGCAAAATTGAATAGTCAGAGACTTATTGTCCCTCACAGCTAATTTGGGCTGGCCACTACACcaatttgatgtaaagaatgcctTCTTTCGTGGAGAACTCACAGAGGAGGTGTatatggacattcctcctggatatcATACTACTCAGACTAGAACAGTATGCAAATTACGAAAGGCGTTGTATGGACTGAAACAGTCACGACGTGCATTGTTTGGAcagttcaccatggcaatgaagaacaatggtttcagaCAGAgtaactcagatcatactttgttcttgaaacatcaaAAAGGGAAGGTAATAGCTTTAATAATCTATGCTGACGacatgattattactgggaatgataaatGTGAAATATCTCAGCTACAAGATTATTTGGCTCTactgaatttgagatgaagaatCTAGGTGTACTCAAATATTTCTTAGGGATCGAGGTGGCACGATCACAATTAGGCAtatttctttctcaaagaAAATATGTCTTGGACTTATTAACAGACACAAGAATGCTAGATTGCAAACCTGTAAACACTCCTATTGTTTAGagtcatcatcttggagaatacctgcatcaagttccaactaacaaaaaaagataccaaaggttagtgggaagattgatctactTGTCTCATACTAGgtcagacattgcttatgcagTGAGCGTCGttagtcaatttatgcattctCCGAGTGAAGACTACATGAATGCAGTTattcggatacttagatataTGAAGTCTGCACCCgaaaaaggacttatgttctcaaaacaTGGTCATCTGAATATTAATGGTTACACAGACGCAGATTGGGTAGGAAATATAATAGATAGGAAATCCACATCcagttacttcacattcgtgggaggtaatttggttaCATGAAGAAGCAAGAACCAGAAGGTGGTGGCcttatccagtgcagaagccgagttcagaggtATGACCGAAGGAATTTGCGAACTCATTTGGTTAAAGaggttgcttactgaacttgggtagATACCTACATCTgtaatgaatctcttttgtgacaacaaggctgcaaTAGCTATTGCGCAGAATCCAATTAAACATGAGCGCaccaaacatgttgaggtaGATCGGCACTATATCAAACAGAAGCTCGAAGCTAAAGTGATTCAGTTTCCTTTCGTAAagtccgaggatcaattggcggatatgttgacaaaaGCAATTTctagtaaagcattccacaattcactggaCTAGTTGGACATTAGcaacatctatgcaccaacgcgagggggagtgttggcgtgacttgtggaccattgactttctttccttacacaccaaggattcctattataattatatttaatttactttaattcctgatttcctactgtaaatagaaatatgaatttattatttacttgcccattcaggtttcgtttgaatttattatataCTTGCCCATTccggtttcgttgtattataaatatgacctcctacaaagagaagaatacacagaaaattcccacaaacaaatattctctcatagttctcatattttagcaatCACTTTGTATTGGTGGATCTTTATGTCTCCATTAGAAAGATAAGACATACAATTATCCAACCAAAACGAGACAGAAAAAGGCATACTAATGGAGATCGACTATAACATTTTAGTGCTTACTGATGAACTCTGTGATCCTTGAAATCAGAATCTCAGTTTGGGAAGCCGTCTGCGGATCCATTTCAATGGCAATCTTATTAAGATAAAAGCTATGAGCCACACCAGGGCTAATCAAGAGCTCCACATCCTTCTCAGCCTTCTTCATGGCTTCGTAGTATTCAATCTCAGTATCTACAATCATGTCCATTTCAGCAATACATAGAAGAAATGGTGGAAGCTTCAGGGTATCTAAATCTGGTGCTCCGGAACCCATCGGACAAGTTATAGGATGGTCCTTGCTGGACCCCATTGGAAGTGCCAAGCTCAAAAACTTGTCCACCATGTCAAGTGTAAGCATAGGAGACTCTGGCTGCTCCAACTCCGACCTGCTCCTCGTGGATCGAACGAAATCGGGGTGGATAAGAATCCCACCTGTTAGCCTCATGTGGTTCAAATCCACCTTCCCCGCTTGAGCGGCCAGCTCATGCACAATGTTTCCTCCTGTGCTATCTCCTAGAAGGATCACGCGGTTGAAGTCCGCGTGATCCACGAGCCATGGCTCGTACAAGTCACTTTGAGCAAGGGATTGAAGCCAGAGGAGAGCAGCCCATCCGTCGTCTATAGCAGCGGGAAGACGGTGCTCGGGTGCGAGCCTTAGATAGACAGAGACAAAAATGGCCTTGGCTGACCGTGCAAGATTGGTGTACATGTGATAGTACATGTACCAATCAGCTCGGCTTATGCAAAAGCCACCTCCATGGAAATGGAGGATTATGGGCAGCTTTATCTCGTCCCTGGGTTTTATCTCCGGTAGATAGATTCGTAGCTGAAGGCCTGAGTCTTTGTCGACCACCACATCACGTGTAGCAACTCCATTGATGAATTCTTCATGGGGTTGGACCGGCTCGACCATGAACTTTACCTCAGAGGGTCCAGTCCATGTGCGGTCAGTCGAACCATCTTCGAAGACTTTAAGCCAACCGGACACTTCATGGAGCAGCTTCTTCTGGGAGATCATGGTTGATAATCTAGTTAAGAGGAAGAAGTGCGCGTGACCTTGGGGAcgaccctctctctctctctctatatatgtAGAAGTTGTGAGTGTGTGTGAAACTAATTAAGCAGAAGCTTCTAATCATGTACGACCTATTCATAAATGTGAAAGCCAAATTATAAGTCTTTTTTTAATAGCCACGATGAAActaaactataaataaataaataaataaataaataattagtaAGGCATGAGCAGTTGTTGactgaaaaaaatacatttgtTGCTGGACTTGCAAATGACTTGCCGTGTGTATTGTCCATGATAGCACGCACATTGTCTACCACATGGCATGCAGTATCCGCATTATGTTTACCCAAACAAACCCCAATTATTctaataataaaaccaaaaaaaaaaaaaggttaggGATTCACGTTCTTTCTCCAGAGTGATTCATTCCCTTCATTGCTTTTCTGTCtgatttttttctatttcaggTAGGCACAAACTGATTCTAAACTTgattcttcaattatttttcattgtttttctaATATAGCTAACAAAGaaccaattttaaaattccatGCATCATGATTGGTAAAGAAGAAGTGGCGATTGACCACCCCGAttgtcatcttcatcattttcCAGCGTGCTTGAATAAGTTTGGTCTGTCTTTCAACTTTTCAAATCTATTTGCCCTTGGGTAGTGGTTAAgcccttcttcttttctttttattgtatATTTACTTTGAAGGTTTTTGTTATGAATCAAGTATCTGCTCTGTTTGGTGTTAAGATCAATTCAAAACTGTATTTCGCTCCAAGAAAGTGATCAAATTGAGTACCCAGTTAAAGATATTTGCTGCTTAATGATCAATTTCTAAGGAACGAAATCAAGTATAATCATACTCTCACTTTATTATTAGctggatttttgtttttttgtggaTTAGAATAAATAGGGTTTGTTTGGGTAAATTAGGAGTATAAATGAGGGTTTAGTTTACTAATTATacctttattaaaaaaattcctcaCAAGACCTCATTTTTAGGTCCTTAGGTGAGTAGGACTGATTTCTAGTATATGGTTTTACCTTATTGATCATCTTAATTAAAAGTAGGGTCATACCGAAAGAgagtatttttgctcaccaatTTAACCCAAGGTGCTCACCACCTTTCTCAACACGTGATACATGTCCATAAATCAAAGTAAAAAGTCAATCATAAATATGTTTATGGACACGTGTTAAGTATTAGGATGAGCATACACCTtgagttaaagtggtgagcaaaagtATTTTCCATACTGAAATGGGCCCTTCTAACTCAAAAATCATAAACGATAACCCACCAATAAtacaacatttaagtaaaacccAATTGGATGACAATGTGTCCATgtaaattgatttatttacaaattatGCCACTAGATCTTTATTTGGTGGCTAACCATTTTTCATCCCctaattttatgcaaatgcATAATGCATCTCACTGCATATTTTATGTTTGCCCTCCTATAATAATAGGCTACAATCAAATTTGTTCAAATACTCCCTTTTAACCTCCTTTAGCTCAATGACATGCTCATAATGGAAACAAGAATTCTTGTgttattatatgtttatatgttgatgacatgcTCATAATGGGAACAAGTAAGGATATGTAAAttctacaaagaaaatgtTGAATTCAAGTTTTGACTTGAAAGACTTGGGTCAAGCTATAATGTCATTCTAggaattcaaataaaaagaaatagtgaTGGCTATATTCTTACTCAATTCCATTATGCATAAAAGATTTTAAGAAAGTTTGGCCAATTTGACTGCAAACCTGCTGTGACTCATTTTGATGTAAATTGCaagttaaagaaaataatagatTGCAATTTCTTAGTTGGAGTATTCCCAAGTAATTGGGAGCCTAATGTATTTAATGAATTCTACTAGGCCTGACATAGCTTATTCAGTAAGCATGCTTAGTAAATACACAAGCAATCATGGACATGATCATTGGGAGGGATTAATCAAGGTGTTAAGATATTTGAAATAATTGGGGTAATTTTCGGGTCAACCATTatgacccgtttaataaacgggtgggTTTCATGTCAACCCGCTAACCCGTTTAGCCTATGATAAATATTACAATTATACAATTATAATCCAAGGATCCCTTGTGGAATATGGGTTCGAACCCTTTGCTTCCCTtctcttattattttttctatttttccctctctctctctctctctctctctctctctctctctctctctctctctctctctcattaacttatatatatagtaattaaattaaaaattaaaaattaattttatattatattttctaatCACGGAGACATGGAGCTCGAGGTGGAAAACATGGAGCGAAAAATAAGGAGCATAAATTACGAAGCGGCCCTgtaaattactttaaaaaatacatattattattatgaagGGCCCCGCAAATTACTTCTATAAAAGGAAATAAtgggaggaaaaaaaaatcacactCAGAAAATCTAAACTTATCTCCTTAAACTGCCTTCTGAACCTATCTCCTCAAACTCATAAAAATCTAAACCCACCTCCTCAAACTCAGATAAAAAATGGCCTATTCATTCCCATTTTCTCTCAATCTAAACCTAGCTTCGCCAACACAAGCATGGGGGCAAGGGGCTGCACCCGTGTAGATGCCACGAGGACCAATTACCGTAAACAACTCTTTACTCCTTGATAACGATGCTACTGTTGGAGTTGAGAGAAGTTTGGTGACTCCCAAGGATGTGCGTGTGCTAGGAACAAGGGATGATAACTAGGTGGTGAGTGATGCTATGTCACTAAGCATGCAAAGTGCGGCATATGTTGCAAGTGTAGGGCATCGCCTCATTGTGAAATCTCATGAGGTAGAGGTGCTAAGAGCTCAGTTGGTTGCAGAGCAAAATTTGGTTGAAGATTGTCAGCTTGTGATAAGGAGTTTGAAAAGGGAGAGGGCAAATCTGGCGGAGGCGAATCGACATCAGCTTGAAATATTGCaggaagaaaatcaaaagctATTAAAGATGGTAGATTTTTATTCTCAATACATGCAAAAGAAGCTGGAGGCCTTGGATCAATCAGGTAAACGCAAGCATCGAGATCACGATATAAGTTATGCTCCTAAGGGTGTGATCTTCAGGAGCTCAAGTGATGAGCCCCACGAAACTATGTGTGAAAACCCAAGAGGAGATCCAGAGGGCCAAACTAAAAGTTCTTATTGTGGAATCAGGAAGCGCGCcctaatgttattttttaaataatttttttaagttaatGTAATctcatgtttcttttttttttctttctttttaaatgtgaaatatCATGTTTATAAACCTAATGTAGTCTCATGTGTTCCTCTTTTTAATGTTTCCCCcttttaaattgaaaactaGGAATTAGTAAACTAATTATTAACTAGGTAACCTGTTTAATAACCTATTTAAGATGACCCAAACCTGACACAacacgtttattaaatgggtcgGGTTTTGGTTGAGTATTCTCACAACGCTTCAACATGGCTAAGGGCCGACGGCGCTTCCATGAGACAACTTGTGGTACCTCAGGTTAAGGGCTAATTTGCACTATTCCAACTGAAAGATGTTGATTGACATGTAAGTAAAACTTCCATTCAAGTTTTCTCTGTTGGTTGCATTTAGTGAATTCATTCTCTATTGAACACCCATACACTTATCTTAGTGCCTTCACATGAATGACTCAAGACTAGTCATCCTCTGATTGAGCAGATATAATGCATGATAGTCTTTGTGGATTATCAAAGCCTAGTTGATTATCCTATGACCACGAACTATTTAGGATGTGGACGTGGTACATAAAGGTCTCATGAACTTGACTTCTTTAAGTCACTTTATAAGTCTCACGATCCACGTACTTGTTGGTAAAGTAAATGACTAAGATTATTACTCAAAACGACATAATTTCTTTAATTAGTTAGGTGAAATATCCTTAGAGTTCATCTCATGATTGGCTCTAGAACATACTTCTAACAATGGCAGTTTTACTAATTCATGATTGGCTCATCTTTCACAAGTCTAATGATTTCACTTTACGGAGCTTCTCggatgctgattgggctggttcAGTTGATGATCGACGCTCTACCACTGGTGCTTGTATCTTTCTCGGTCCTAATCTTCTCACATGGATTGCCAAGAAACAGTCTACTGTTTCTCGCTCTAGCACTGAAGCCGAATATCAAGCTCTTGCCAATACTGCCGCTGAAATCTGATGGTTCGTTACTTGTTTCATGAACTTGGCATTCCCCTTCATTCTGCCCCATGCATCTATGTTGATAATATTTATGCAATCTATATGGCTGCCAatcctattttccatgctcgcACACGACACATTGAGATTGACTATCACATTGTCTGCGAACTCGTTGCTCGGCAAGCACTTCATACTCTCTACGTTCCCTCCTCTCATCAACTTGCTGACATATTCACTAAAGGTCTTAATCATGATCGGTTTTCTCTTCTTAAATCCAAGCTTAATCTTTGCGTTGCTCCGTTGCGCTTGCGGGAGAGTAAAGAGAATCATGATACATATCATGATTCCACATAATCAGCCCATTCCATGAAATCAGTCTATCCCACTCAATTAGCATTGACAGACTCCCCATCACAAGATCAGCTTCATCCCAGCTAGGAATTAGTTTACAATTGATTATGTAATATATGAGATTAATTATACTTACCTTATATTACTTGCCTTCTGTAAATAGACTTGAGAAGGTCTAAGCCGTGTACACCATATATACAGCTGATAATACAAGAACATATTATGTTGGTCTGTGCAATCATTCTTCACCTCtgtctctcatctctcttccCCTTCAGTTTATTATTCTTATAATTatgacccgtttaataaacgggtgggTTCCATGTCAACCCGCTAACCCGTTTAGCCTATGCTAAATATTACAATTATACAATTATAATCCAAGGATCCCTTGTGGAGTATGGGTTCGAACCCTTTGCTTCCCTTCTCTTAttactttttctattttttccctctctctctctctctctctctctctctctctctctcattaacttatatatagtaattaaattaaaaattaaaaattaattttatattatattttctaatCACGGAGACATGGAGCTCAA
The Prunus dulcis chromosome 2, ALMONDv2, whole genome shotgun sequence DNA segment above includes these coding regions:
- the LOC117619916 gene encoding probable carboxylesterase 15; its protein translation is MISQKKLLHEVSGWLKVFEDGSTDRTWTGPSEVKFMVEPVQPHEEFINGVATRDVVVDKDSGLQLRIYLPEIKPRDEIKLPIILHFHGGGFCISRADWYMYYHMYTNLARSAKAIFVSVYLRLAPEHRLPAAIDDGWAALLWLQSLAQSDLYEPWLVDHADFNRVILLGDSTGGNIVHELAAQAGKVDLNHMRLTGGILIHPDFVRSTRSRSELEQPESPMLTLDMVDKFLSLALPMGSSKDHPITCPMGSGAPDLDTLKLPPFLLCIAEMDMIVDTEIEYYEAMKKAEKDVELLISPGVAHSFYLNKIAIEMDPQTASQTEILISRITEFISKH